AGTAGAGTTGTACCATCAGTTGTTATTATAGATTTTCCGATATATTTTTTTAAATCAGGTGTATCCTTTACTGTTAATACTATATTTTTTTCTTTATTTAAAACTATATCTCCCCCATCATAATTTTCAACTATCTGAGGTTTAATATTACAACCAGGCATTTCAGGACTTGTATCCATATGAGCTATAAATCCTATAGTTGGGATATCTTTATCACAATTAGCTGGAAGTTCTGCCATAACGTATCCATTTTCATCAACAGATACATTTTTCATCCCCAATCCTTCTAGTTCTTTCCCAATTTCTTTTGCTAATATCAACTGCTTTGATGTTGATGGTACAGTATTAGAGTTTGGATCTGATTGAGTATCAAAAGACACATAATGCAAAAATCTCTTAACTAAGTTTGACATTTACATTAACCCCTTTCATGTAATCTATATTATTTTATTCTAGCTATTCCAGTTTCGATAGCTATTCTTTCAACTTCCTTAGCTACTGAATCTGCTACTGTTTTATCTAAAGCATATGGAATTATAAATTCTTCATTTAACTCTTCTTCTTTAACTAAGTTAGCTACTGCCTTAGCTGCTGCAAGTTTCATATCATTAGTTATTTCTTTTGCTCTTACTTTTAAAGCACCTTTGAATATTCCTGGGAATACAAGTACATTATTTATTTGATTTGGGAAATCTGATCTACCTGTAGCTATAACTCTTGCACCTGCTTCTTTTGCTTCATCTGGCATTATTTCTGGTGTAGGATTTGCCATAGCAAATATTATAGAATCTTTATTCATAGTCTTAACCATTTCTTTTGTTAAAACTCCTGGTCCTGAAACTCCTATGAACACATCTTTTCCTTTAACAACATCAGCTAAAGTACCCTTTTCAAGATTTTTATTAGTAATTTCAGCAATTTCAGCTTTTGAAGCATTTAAATTAGAAGCTCCTTTAACTATTGCACCTTTACTATCACACATTACGATGTTTTTAGCACCAGCACTTATAAGAAGTTTACAAATAGCAATTCCAGCTGCTCCTGAACCATTTATAACTACACCAATCTCATCAATAGATTTTCCTGTAATTTTTAATGCATTATATAAGCCAGCTAAAGTAACAATAGCTGTACCATGTTGGTCATCATGAAATACTGGTATGTTTAATTCTTTCTTTAATGTTTCTTCTATATAAAAACATTCAGGCGCTTTTATATCTTCTAAGTTAATTCCACCAAATACTGGTTCTATTAGTTTAACAGTTTTAATTATTTCTTCTGGGTCTTGAGAGTCTATACAGATTGGGAATGCATCTACATCACCAAATTCTTTAAATAATAGTGCTTTTCCCTCCATAACTGGAAGTCCCGCACCTGCTCCTATATTCCCTAAGCCTAGAACTGCACTTCCATTAGTAACTATTGCTACTGTATGGCTTTTTATTGTATAGTCGAATATTTTTTCATTATCCTTTGCAATTTGAAGGCAAGGTTCTGCAACACCTGGAGTATATGCAACTGCTAAATCTTCTCTTGTATCAACCTTAATTTTGCTTATTACTTCAAGTTTACCCTTATTTTCTTTGTGTACTTTTAACGCTTGTTCACCATATGACATAATCGAAACGCCTCCTAATTTTTCTATATAAAATTTGTATTAATTTATATTATAAACTTCTATAATAATCACAATGTGGAACTAAAGGACATTCATCACAATTTGGTTTTCTAGCCTTGCATATTTTTCTTCCATGCCAAATTAAGTAATGATGGGAATCACTCCATTTTTCCTTCGGTATGTTCTTCATTAATTCTTTTTCTACCCTACCTACATCTTCTCCCTTTCCTATACCTATTCTATTAGACAGTCTAAACACATGGGTATCTACTGCTATAGCTGGTACACCAAAGGCATTGGAAAGAACTACGTTAGCAGTTTTTCTTCCTACACCGGGAAGCTCTATTAACTCCTCCATAGTTTCTGGGATTTCACCTTTGTACTTATTTATAATTATTCTTGTAGCTCCTAAAATATTTTTACTCTTATTTTTATAAAAACCACAAGATTTTATTTTCTCTCCTAATTCTTCTTCACTTAGAGAAACTATCTTATCAGGTGTTCCATAATCTTTATAAAGTTCACCACAAACTTTATTTACTCTTTCATCTGTACATTGTGCTGATAAAATTGTGGACACCAATAGCTGATATGGAGTATCAAAATCTAATCCACATTTTGCCCCTTTATAGGTTTCCTCTAAGATTTTTAATACTATATCTATTTCTTTTTTATCCATTTTACCACCTTTATCTTCGTTTTATATTTTAATTATAACATAAGGCAATATAATTATTATAGATTTAGTATTATGTAATTAAACTCAATTTTAAACAAAAGAGCTCGAGCGCACTAGTGCAACTTCAAGCTCTCTTTATTATAATCCTAAATTCCTTTTGCTTTTAATTTTTCTAACATATCAGCAGTCATTTTTGCTAGATCATATTCAGTTTTGAAGCCCCATTCTTCTTTTGCTGCTGTGCAGTCAATTGAATCTGGCCAGCTTTCTGCTATAGCTTGTCTTACTGGATCTACATCATATTCCATTTTAAATTCTGGTATATGTTTTCTTATTTCTGCTGCAATTTGTTCTGGTTCAAAACTCATAGCCGTTATATTAAATGCATTTCTATGTTTTAATTTAGCAGGGTCTGCTTCCATTAAATTAACTATAGCATTTAATGCATCAGGCATGTACATCATGTCCATATGAGTTCCTTTTCCTATATAACTTGTATATGCTTTGTTCTTTAATGCTTCATAATAAATATCTACAGCATAATCTGTAGTTCCTCCCCCTGGAGGCGCAACGTATGAAATTAATCCTGGGAATCTAACTCCTCTTGTATCTACTCCAAATTTTTTGAAATAGTAATCACATAATAATTCTCCCGAAACTTTAGTTACACCATACATTGTTTGAGGTCTTTGTAATGTATCTTGTGGAGTACTTACTTTTGGAGTTGATGGACCGAAAGCACCTATTGAACTTGGAGTAAAGAATTGGCACTTTCCTTCTCTAGCAACTTCTAGTGCGTTTACTAAACCACCCATATTTATATTCCAAGCAAGTTGAGGTTTTGCTTCTGCAACTGCAGATAATAATGCAGCTAAATGAATTATAGAATCTACGTTATTATCTTTAACAATACTACTCATTTTTTGAGCATCTAGTACGTCTAAAATCTCAAATGGACCACTCTCAACTGTTGGATTTCCTTCTGGTTTTCTAATATCAGATGCTATTACATTATTAGTGCCATATACATCTCTTAGTTTTGCAACAAGTTCACTTCCAATTTGCCCTAATGAGCCTGTAACTAATATTTTTTTCATTATATTCCCCTCCAAAATGTATAGTTTATTTTATAATCCCCATTTCTTTACCTACTTTTTCGTAAGCTTTTAGAGCATTATCTAACATTTCTTTAGTATGAGCTGCTGTTGGCATATTTCTAACTCTTCCTGTTCCCTTTGGAACTGTTGGGAATACTATTGACTTAGCATAAACCCCTTCTTCATACAGTCTCTTACTAAATTCCTGAGCCTTTGTCTCCTCACCGATTATACAAGGAGTAATTGGTGTTTCACTATTTCCAATATTAAAGCCTAATTCTTTTAAGCCTTTCTTCAAATAGTTGCCATTTTCCCAAAGTTTTTCCCAAAGCTCAGTACTTTCGGTTAAAATATTTATAGCTTCTATACAAGATGCTGCTGCACCTGGAGTTAATGAAGTTGAGAATAGGAATGGTCTACCTCTAACTTTTAACCAATCTATAAGATCCTTCTTACCTGCTACATATCCGCCAACAACCCCTATTGCCTTAGATAATGTACCTATTTGGAAGTCTATTTTATCAGAAAGTCCAAAATGCTTAACTGTTCCAGCACCTTTTCCTAATACTCCTGAACCATGAGCATCATCTACATATGTTATTAAATCAAATTCTTCTGCTATTTCTACAATCTCAGGAAGTTTTGCTATATCTCCATCCATTGAAAAAACTCCATCAGTTATAACCATTATCTTGTTATATAAACCTGATTCTTTTGCTTCTTTAGCTTTTTCTCTTAAATCATTCATATCTGAATGGTTAAATCTTATAATTTTAGCTCTTGATAATTTACATCCATCAATAATAGAAGCATGGTTTAATTCATCAGATAATATAGCATCATTTTTGTCCATTACAGCTTGTATTGCTGCCATGTTACAGTTAAATCCTGATTGGAATGCTATAGCTGATTCTGTGTGTTTAAATTCTGCAAGTTTTTGTTCAAGTTCAACGTGCACCTGTAATGTTCCATTAATTGTTCTAACTGCCCCTGCACCAACACCATACTTTTTAGTAGCTTCTATATTAGCTTCAACCATTCTTGGATGAGTAGCTAGTCCTAAATAGTTATTAGATGAAAGATTTACAAATTCCTTCTCATCAATTGTAATCATTGGTCCGTTTGCACTCTGTAAAGGATTTATAACATTATATAATCCTTTTTGTTTTAAGTCCTCTAAATTTTCCTTTAAAAATTTTTCTAAAATTTTGCTAGACATTAAAACACCTCCACAATATAACTTTGCTTTTGTTTAAAGCAAATAATTTATTTGTCTTTATTTATATATTATTAAGTAAAGTAAAACTTTTGCAATAAAAATTGCATTTGCATATTTATCATACTCTATTATTGTTACTTTTTCAATGATTTGTTTTAATTTTGACACACTTTAATTTATTTTAACAAAAATTTAAATTATTATAAATAATAAAAATAAATAGTTGTAATTCAACTATTTATTTCAGAAATATTATTTTGAATAAACTCCTCTGTATTCTTCAGGGATTAGCTCTGCTATGCTATACATAATTTCATTTATAGCTCTCTCTTCATATACTTTTTTATCTTCATCACTTTCTTTTTTAGGCATAAAAAATTGTTTTCCTATGCTAATATTTACGTCAGCATAGTTAAACTTTTCACTACTCATATCTCCCTCTTTATTAATAGGTAATAATTTTTCCGTTCCATATAATCCTATTGGAACTATAGGTGCTTTTGTAAGCTTACTGATAAGAAGTATACCTTTTTTAGCTTGTATCATTTTACCTGTTCTACTTCTAGTTCCTTCTGGGAATATAATAATATTTTCTCCCTCTTTTATAAGATTCATTATATTTTTAAGTCCCTCTTTATCAGCAGTATTAGGTTTAATTGTAGTTGTCTTATGTATACCTATTGCTAAATTAGTAGTTGGATCGTTAGATAACTTTATTCCTGCAACAAAGGTAGGATCAAAGTCTTTAAGTACTTTACCTAAAATAAGTCCATCAGAGTTGCTTAAGTGATTACATATAAATATTGTAGGTGTCTTAATACCTTTTAAATTCTCTAATCCATTTATTTTTATATTTGCATACTTATTAATATTTTTATCTACAACTTTTCTTGCAAGAAAATGAACAATCCCTTCTGGTAATATAGAAATTAGTTTGGCCATTGTAGGAGATATCATACGTTCCCATTCCTTTCAAAATATTTATCTTATTTTACTTTAAGTTTTTTATTTTATTATAATATTCTTCAACATATGGAGAGTTAAATTTATCAATATGAGGAATTTCCTTTTTAATATTCTTTAAAGCTATAAAAGTATTTCTTGTAAGAATATTTTTTCCTCTCCATGAACATGCTATGCTTTTATATTTTTCGTTGAAAGTTCTTTTATCTAGAGTACTAAGCTCTTCTAAGTTTGGCTTCTTCATATATTCTATGGGTTTAAAAGCTTCTAAATTACTTTTTTTTATATTTTGATTGAAAGGACAAACATCTTGACAAGTGTCACAGCCCCAAATCCTTCCCCCTATTTTTTTTATCCATACATCCTCTAACTGTTTTTTCTGATTTATATACGATAAACATACATTAGAATTATTATTTATTCCACTTGCATTGTTTTTCGTATCCCAATTTAATATAGCCTTTGTAGGACAAGCTTTAGTACACTTATTACATTCACCACATTTATTTTTAATTGGTTTATCCTCTTCTATATATAGATCTGTAATTATCTCTCCAAGGAAAATATATGAACCGTACTCTTCTGTAATTAAACAATTATTCTTACCGATAAACCCTACACCAGATTTCATTGCAATATACCTCTCTGGTAGTGGATTATTATCTACAAAACATTTATAATTACCACCTAGTTCTACTATATATTCTCCTATTTTATTAAGATATTCTTTTACTATTATGTGATAATCCATCCCTAATGTGTATTTGGAAAAATAAATTAAATCCTTTTTTACATCTTCATAGAAATATGGAAATGCTATTGATATTATAGTTTTTCCTTCTTTCATAAGAAGTTTAGGATCTATCCTTTTCTCTATATCCTCTTCTTCAAATTCATTAAGTATTCCTTTTTCTTTTTTATATTTTAAGAACTTTTCTAGGTCATCAAATCTTTTACATTCAATAAAACCAATGTTATTTAATCCTAAAGAATTACAAAACTTCTTTATTTTATCCTTAAGTTCCATAAACACCTCTTTTACTTTTCACATATTTCTACTAAAACTTTATCTTCCCTATAATTTTTTAGTAGTTCTTCTTTGCTTAAAGTAATTACTTCCATCTTGCTTGGTATGACTTTCTTCTTATGAATTTCTATAAAATTATCTCCAAAGCTAAACCTAATTTTCACATTCTCATATTCTTTAGATGAACGAAACTTAAATTCAACATTCTCATCTATATTTCCTATGTGAACAATTTTAGGTAGTATATATGAGATTCCTCTCCCCTCGGAAACTTTAAAACTCTTCTTATTATCTAGTTTCTCTAATACATATTTTGTAGCACTTTTTCCTGCCAAAAAACCTTCTCTAGTAACATCATCTACATAGTCATGTAGATGTACTATATTCCCAGCAGAAAAAACACCTTCTATATTACTTTGCATGCTTTCATCTACTTCCGTACCACCTGTTATTCTATTTATCCTTAAACCCATATTTTTAAACAATTCTCCATCAGGCACTAATCCTACTGAAAGCACTACAGTATCACAACAGATAAATTCTTCTGTTCCTTTTATTACTCTTTTATTATCATCAACTCTTGCTATTGTTACTCCATTCACTCTCTCTTTGCCATTTATATCTGTAATGGTATATTTAAGTTTTAGAGGGATATTGAAATTTTTTAGACATGTATAATAATTTTCCTCTAGTCCACCACAGTAAGATAAATTTTCTATTACAGCTTTAACTTTCGCACCTTCTAAAGTTAGTCTCTTTGCCATAATAAGCCCTAAATCTCCCGAACCTAGTATTACTACTTCTTTCCCTGGCATTACTCCTTCTAAGTTTATTAAACGTTGAACCATTCCAGCTGTAAATACTCCAGCAAAAGCACTTCCTGAAACCTTAGCTACTCCTCTAGTCTTTTCCCTACAACCCATAGCTAAGACAAGAGCTTTACATTGTATTTCTATAACTCCTTCTTTTCCATTAACCGCTAATATTTTCTTATTCTTATCAATTTCTAAAACCATAGTTTTAGTTTTATATTCTATACCTAGTTTTTTTACTTCTTCTATAAATATAGAAGCGTATTCTGGCCCTGTAACTTCTTTATTAAAAAGGTATTTCCCAAACCCATTATGTATACATTGGTTCAGTATACCTCCTAGATAGTTTTCTTTCTCTAATATAAGTACCTTATCTGCACCTTGTTTTTTTGCTCCTATAGCAGCTGCAAGACCTGCAGCGCCACCTCCTATAATCACTACATCATAATCCATCTTTGAATCACCTCAGAAGATCATAAAATATTTATAAGCCACTAACTTTCCTAATATATTATAGACTTATAAACAGTCTTAAATCAATTATTTATTTATGATAAAATTAAAAATGACTAAGCAGTATAAAACTGGCTTAGTCATTCAAATGCTGTATCAATTTTTTAAATATTAACTGGCAGGGGCAGCAGGACTTGAACCCGCAACCAACGGTTTTGGAGACCGCTACTCTACCAATTGAGCTATACCCCTAAACACATGATAAATTATATCATGGTTGTTTGGTAAAATCAACATATTTTTTTCAATTTCTACATTTAATATATTATTATTTAATCAAGAAAATATAAAATATTAATAAAAACTAAAAATATGCTTTAGATAAATTTATTATTGTACCTTAAAACCTGCATCTCTAATTTTTCTTAATATATCATCAAAATTATCTGCATTTACTCTAATTACTATTTCCTTAACCTCAGTTAAACTTTTAGGGTCTACAACTACAAAACTTATAATTCTTGCATTATTTTCTGTGATTATTTTAGAAAGCTTTGAGATTTGTCCGGGAATGTCATGAGCTATAACAGATATTCGCTTACCTCTATTAAGGCCAAATAATTCAGTAAACTGTTTAAAAACTGCATTATGAGTTATTATGCCTTCGAATTGATTAGAGGCATTTATAACTGCTACAAATGCTGTATTTTTAGTAGCTAAAAAATGTGATGCTTCTTCAATTTGAGCCATGGGATTAATTCTTGGTACATCTTCTCTTAATACATTTTCAACTAAAAATTCTTCTAGGAGACTTTTTTTATCTAAATTCTTTTCGAAGTAAAATGTATAAATTCTTTCTTTTGAAATAGTACCATAAAATTTGTTCCCCTCTGATACAGGAATAGATAAAAATTTATGCTCTTCTATAAGTTCTAAAGCCTTTTTCACAGTCTCCTTTGGCGAAACTGTAATCAATTTTTCCTTAGGTAGCATTAAATTATTTACAAACATTTATGACCCTCCCTTATTAAACCTTTATAAAGTTATACCTTATTTAATATTAACTAGGTTTTTTATTTTTTAAAACTAAAAACAAATTTAGTTAAATTTCTTTATATTATACAATATTTTTCTGAATTTTTAAAGTATTCTTTAAATTATGCTTTAGGCTTCTATTATATATATTCCTATATGATTAATAATATTATTAGTTTTTTTATTTAATATTCTCATTATCTCCCTTAACTTTTTTATTATATTAGGATAGAATATTATAGAGGTGAGAGTATGAATTTATTAGTTAATTCTGTAGAAGAAACTTATAATCTTGGAGTTAAATTAGGAAAACTTTGTGGTAGTGGAGATATTATCTGTCTTATAGGTGATTTAGGAACCGGTAAAACCCATATGAGCAAAGGAATTGCTAAAGGACTTGAAATTGAAGACCATATTACAAGCCCTACATTTACTATAGTTAATGAATATCTTGGAAGACTTAAACTTAATCATTTTGATGTATATAGAGTTAATGATCCTGATGAAATAGAAGCCATTGGCTTTGACGAATATATATTTTCGGACTCAGTTTCTATTATTGAATGGGCCAATTATATTGAAGATTTGATTCCTAAGGAAGATGCGCTCTATATATACATAAATAAAATTCCAGAAGAGTCTCCTAATACTAGGGAAATAATTTTTAAATATATAAATAAAAAATATGATTATGTAAAGGAGCTACAATAATGAAAATACTAAGCCTAGACTCTTCTAGTGAAAGTGCAAGTTGTGCTTTGCTAGAAGATAATAAACTTTTAGGTGAGATAACTTTTAATTATAAAAAACAACACTCTGTAATTATTATGCCTATAATAGATTCCCTACTTAAAAATACAGAAACATATATTACTGATATTGATGGCTTTGTTATATCCAAAGGCCCTGGTTCCTTTACAGGCTTAAGAATAGGAATGGCTACTATAAAAGGATTAAGTCAAGGACTTAACAAACCTTTAACTAGTGTATCTTCTTTAGATGCTTTAGCCTATAATTTAGCCTTTTCTGATGGAATAATATGTCCTATAATGGATGCCTTAAGAAATACAGTATATACTTCTATATATAAATTTGAAAACAATAAATTAATACGACTATGCGATTATATGGCTATTCATATAGATGAACTTATAGAAAAAGTTAAAGAATACAACTGTAAGGTAACTTTTATTGGTGATGGAACATATAAATTAAAGCAACACTTAATAGATAATCTCTCTGGTGCGAATTTAAATTTTGCTCCAACACATTTAAATCTAGTTAAAGCCTCTTCCCTTGGGGAGCTTGGATTAAATTCTTTAAATGAAGGTACTGCAGAAAATATATTCGCCTTATCTCCTATTTATTTGAAGAAGTCTCAAGCCGAAAGAGAATACGAAGAAAAACATAAAGAAGGTGTATAGACTTTATGAATTCCTGTAAATTTGTATTTAAGAATATGGAACTTTGTGATATAGAAGATACATATTTGGTAAATACCTTAAGTTTAAAAGTTCCTTGGAGTATAGAATCATTTAATGACGAATTAAATAACAATCTTGCACACTATATAGTATGTAAATGTGGAAAAAGTGTTATTGCATTTGCAGGAATGTGGATAATTACTGATGAGGCTCATATAACTAATGTAGCTGTTCACCCTAAATATAGAAAAATGGGAATAGGAAGCTCCTTAATAAAAGAATTAAAAAAAATTTGTATACAACATAGTGTTTTGCATATGACCCTAGAGGTAAGAGAATCTAATCTAAATGCACAAAGACTTTATCTTAGAGAAGGTTTTAAAAACTGTGGTATTAGGAAAAGTTTTTATACTAGCCCCATAGAAAATGCTATTATTATGTGGAGTGATATAATTTAAATCAGTATACAATCTAATTTATATATTCTAATAAAAATCAGTAGCTAATTTTTAAACTTTGTTATTATTAGCTACTGATTTTTGTATTCTTAGTTAGACTACTTATTTATTATCAATATTCAATTTATTCTTATGCTTATTATTTAAAATTACTGGTGCTAAACTTTTATATAACCCCATAGAAACTAAAGATACTATAAAACCCTTTAGTAGATTAAATGGAATTATAGACCAATATATTAGACTTTTAAAACTATTTACATTTCCATTTACCTTACTAGCCATTTTTACAAAGGAATCAACAGATACTCCATAAAGATTAGCATATGCAGGCATAAATATATAGTAATTCATAATTCCTGCCACTAATGCCATAACGATTGTCCCAGTTAATAATCCTAGAATAGCGCCCTTTTTACTCCTATTTTTAATATATATATGGCTTGATATATATATTAAAAATACACCTACAGAAAAGTTTGCAACTTCCCCTATGAAAGCAGTTTTAGTCATTAATATACCATGTAACAAGTTTTTAAGTAACAAAATTAAAACTCCCGCAATTGGTCCTAGTGCAAATCCTCCAAATAAAGCTGGTATGTCACTTAAATCAATTTTTAAAAACTCAGGAAATAAGAATGATAATGAAAGTTCTATTTGCATTAATAATAAAGATATTACAGCAAGCATAGAAACTTTAATTAACACACTTAATTCTAGTTTTTGGTTTGATCTTTCCATTTTTATTCCCCCAATAAAAGATATTTTTTTATCTTTCAGGGTGAGGCATAACAAAAAAGCCCTGAAAAAATTCAGGGCAAATACACATACTTATACCTCTCTTCTTTCATCCAGACTTTAACTGTCGGCCTCGGAATTTCACCGAATCATGCTATAAATAGCTCGCGGGCTTTACCGCCGGTGGGGAATTACGCCCCGCCCTGAAGAGTAACTTATTTTTTTATTTTCTAAATTTATTATACTATTTAATTTTAAACTTATCAACCTTTTACTTACTTCATGCTAAGAGAAATTCTACCTCTTTTTTCATCTACATCTATAACTCTTACCTTAACTATATCTCCTACCTTAACTACATCTAAAGGATGTTTAATAAATTTATCTGCAAGCTGACTTATATGAACCAATCCATCTTGATGCACTCCTATATCTACAAATGCACCAAAATCAGCTACATTTCTAATGGTTCCCATAAGTTCCATCCCAGATTTTAGTTGACTAAGCTCTAAAATTCCTGTCTTAAATATAGGTTTAGGTAATTCTTCTCTTGGGTCTCTACCTGGTTTCTTTAATTCTTTTATTATATCTTTTAACGTCGGTACACCTATTCCTATTTCTTCACCTAAACTATCAATACCATATTTAGTTGCTCTCTCTTCTATATCTATAAGTCCGCCTTTTTCTAGTTCTTCTTTTGAATAATTAAGTATATCTAAAAGTTTTTTAGCACCTTCGTATGATTCTGGATGTACACTAGTATTGTCTAATGGCTCTGGACTTTCCATAACCCTAAGAAAACCAGCACATTGTTCAAATGCTTTATCTCCTAATCTCTTAACTTTTTTAAGTTCTTTTCTATTTTTAAACTTACCATTTTCTTCTCTATAAGCAACTATATTTTTTGCAATAGTACTATTTATCCCTGAAATATAAGATAATAGTGATGGTGTTGCCATATTTAAATCTACACCCACATTATTTACTGAGTCTTCAACTACACCCTTTAGAGATTCTTCTAATTTTTTCTGTCCAACATCATGTTGATATTGCCCTACCCCTAAAGATTTAGGATCTATTTTAACTAACTCAGCTAACGGATCTTGAAGTCGTCTCCCTATTGAAA
The nucleotide sequence above comes from Hathewaya histolytica. Encoded proteins:
- a CDS encoding ECF transporter S component; amino-acid sequence: MERSNQKLELSVLIKVSMLAVISLLLMQIELSLSFLFPEFLKIDLSDIPALFGGFALGPIAGVLILLLKNLLHGILMTKTAFIGEVANFSVGVFLIYISSHIYIKNRSKKGAILGLLTGTIVMALVAGIMNYYIFMPAYANLYGVSVDSFVKMASKVNGNVNSFKSLIYWSIIPFNLLKGFIVSLVSMGLYKSLAPVILNNKHKNKLNIDNK
- the tsaB gene encoding tRNA (adenosine(37)-N6)-threonylcarbamoyltransferase complex dimerization subunit type 1 TsaB, which codes for MKILSLDSSSESASCALLEDNKLLGEITFNYKKQHSVIIMPIIDSLLKNTETYITDIDGFVISKGPGSFTGLRIGMATIKGLSQGLNKPLTSVSSLDALAYNLAFSDGIICPIMDALRNTVYTSIYKFENNKLIRLCDYMAIHIDELIEKVKEYNCKVTFIGDGTYKLKQHLIDNLSGANLNFAPTHLNLVKASSLGELGLNSLNEGTAENIFALSPIYLKKSQAEREYEEKHKEGV
- the rimI gene encoding ribosomal protein S18-alanine N-acetyltransferase, whose protein sequence is MNSCKFVFKNMELCDIEDTYLVNTLSLKVPWSIESFNDELNNNLAHYIVCKCGKSVIAFAGMWIITDEAHITNVAVHPKYRKMGIGSSLIKELKKICIQHSVLHMTLEVRESNLNAQRLYLREGFKNCGIRKSFYTSPIENAIIMWSDII